A genomic segment from Pedobacter sp. MC2016-14 encodes:
- a CDS encoding TolC family protein, translating to MKLQLILITLFSTALCSSGHSQDTLRLNLRKAEQLFLEGNYQLIAQQYQTEQAKAEKITAKLFDNPELSYENLFYNHETGKFLETSMATGQFNAQVSQVIKLAGKRNKNIQLANAGIKVAEYGYFDVMRTLRYELRSNFYKCYYTQLSASVYKNQIAALAQLLNASEKQLKLGNLATKDIIRIKSLVYDLKAEYNTICNEAEDLETTLKLMTNVKPGNKLLLKIETTDTSGFNLKQQSYFKLLEAAKANRADLQLAKAELGFATQQLKLQRALAVPDVALSLSYDLKGNYPEKYTGLGISVPIPLFNRNQGEIKKARIAVAAGNNNLQQKEAALENEVYNSYRSALRTEELYQSIDLNFDADFSKMLTEVSKNFSNRNISLIEFLDFYDSYKTHTLQLNNLKYERMNAKEEINYVTGSAIFK from the coding sequence ATGAAACTTCAACTGATCTTAATTACACTATTTAGTACTGCATTATGTAGCAGTGGACATTCGCAAGATACCCTGAGATTAAACCTGCGCAAGGCTGAACAGTTGTTTCTTGAAGGAAATTACCAGCTCATAGCCCAACAATACCAAACGGAACAAGCAAAGGCAGAAAAGATTACAGCGAAACTATTTGACAATCCTGAGCTGAGTTACGAGAACCTTTTTTACAATCATGAAACTGGAAAATTCCTCGAAACCTCTATGGCTACGGGCCAGTTTAATGCGCAGGTATCACAAGTCATTAAGCTTGCCGGCAAACGCAACAAAAATATCCAACTGGCCAATGCAGGAATTAAAGTAGCTGAATACGGTTATTTTGACGTGATGAGAACACTGCGTTATGAGCTCCGCAGCAATTTCTACAAATGTTATTATACCCAATTGTCTGCATCGGTATATAAAAATCAGATTGCTGCGTTAGCGCAACTGCTAAACGCTTCAGAAAAGCAATTGAAACTAGGTAACCTGGCAACAAAAGACATTATCCGGATCAAATCATTGGTTTATGACCTTAAAGCTGAATACAATACCATTTGTAATGAGGCTGAAGACCTGGAAACCACTTTAAAATTAATGACCAACGTAAAACCAGGCAATAAGCTTTTGCTGAAAATTGAAACTACAGATACAAGCGGGTTTAATTTAAAGCAACAGTCTTACTTTAAATTGCTGGAAGCGGCCAAAGCCAACCGTGCCGATTTGCAACTGGCAAAGGCAGAACTCGGTTTTGCAACGCAACAACTTAAGCTGCAAAGGGCCCTGGCAGTGCCAGATGTAGCACTCTCGCTAAGTTATGATTTAAAAGGCAATTACCCTGAAAAGTACACTGGCCTTGGCATATCAGTTCCGATACCGTTGTTCAACAGAAATCAGGGAGAGATCAAAAAAGCCCGCATTGCAGTAGCTGCCGGAAACAATAACCTGCAACAAAAAGAAGCTGCGTTGGAAAATGAAGTCTACAACAGTTATCGATCTGCTTTAAGAACTGAAGAGTTATACCAAAGCATAGACCTGAATTTTGATGCTGACTTTAGCAAAATGCTGACAGAAGTGAGCAAAAACTTTAGCAACAGAAACATCAGTTTGATTGAATTTCTGGATTTCTACGACTCTTATAAAACCCATACGCTGCAGCTCAATAACCTGAAATACGAAAGGATGAATGCAAAAGAAGAAATTAATTACGTTACTGGCAGTGCCATTTTTAAATAA
- a CDS encoding ATP-binding protein codes for MKIKDRLALYFTLISTLVLIGVLTMVYFTFVKFMQSEFFERLTDRTMVTAKLYLEADEISAEALDGVRQQYLVKLNGEVTRIYNDKNAATFIGDDQQFWTAQTVNEVRKQKKIEYTEGNRQVVGIYYSDNQGNFVILASAIDHGTITRLEKLWKIMMVVFLIIFIGLLLSGRWIAERILSPLNVFIDQVKGIKSNNLDFRVDEGNHKDEIYLLAQNFNDLIAHLEHAFILQKTFVANASHELRTPVTRLIIGAEIALAQERSKEDYQKSLQGVLEDADKLENIISSLLVLAQADLEYGENRTEALRIDELIWKLQQEWNLKAGKNKFIVNLKDLPMQEESLTIQCNPTLLQIALDNIISNALKFSDQEAVSCTLEVTTAGIHIDITDRGIGMTAEQLQHIFRPFYTSASKEAHAGTGMGLYMAHKIISLYHGTISVKSEKGIGTTFTIQFSKL; via the coding sequence ATGAAAATAAAAGACCGCCTGGCGCTTTATTTTACCTTAATTAGTACGCTGGTGCTCATTGGTGTATTAACAATGGTCTATTTTACCTTTGTTAAATTTATGCAAAGTGAGTTTTTTGAACGACTTACTGACCGCACCATGGTTACAGCGAAGTTATACCTCGAGGCAGATGAAATCTCTGCTGAAGCGCTTGACGGTGTAAGGCAACAGTACCTTGTAAAATTGAATGGTGAAGTTACACGGATTTACAATGATAAAAATGCGGCTACCTTTATTGGAGACGATCAGCAATTCTGGACCGCACAAACTGTAAACGAAGTTAGGAAACAAAAAAAAATTGAATATACCGAAGGCAACCGGCAAGTTGTAGGCATTTACTACTCAGATAACCAAGGGAACTTTGTGATCCTGGCTTCTGCCATAGACCACGGCACCATTACCAGGCTTGAGAAATTATGGAAAATCATGATGGTGGTTTTCTTAATTATTTTTATTGGCCTTCTGCTTTCGGGAAGATGGATTGCCGAAAGGATTTTAAGTCCGCTTAATGTATTTATAGACCAGGTTAAAGGCATCAAATCCAACAACCTTGATTTTAGAGTTGATGAAGGCAACCATAAAGATGAAATTTACCTGCTGGCGCAGAATTTCAATGACCTGATTGCACATTTAGAACATGCATTTATTTTGCAAAAAACTTTTGTTGCCAATGCTTCTCATGAGCTCAGAACACCAGTTACCCGGTTAATTATTGGCGCAGAAATCGCTTTGGCGCAGGAAAGAAGTAAAGAAGATTACCAGAAATCATTGCAGGGCGTATTAGAAGATGCCGACAAACTGGAAAACATCATCAGTAGCCTGCTGGTATTGGCGCAAGCAGACCTTGAGTATGGAGAAAACCGTACAGAGGCCCTCCGCATTGACGAACTCATTTGGAAGCTTCAACAGGAATGGAACTTAAAAGCCGGAAAAAATAAGTTCATTGTAAACCTGAAAGACCTGCCTATGCAGGAAGAAAGCCTCACCATTCAATGTAATCCTACGTTGCTGCAAATAGCCTTAGACAATATCATTTCTAATGCCTTGAAGTTCTCAGACCAGGAAGCTGTGAGTTGCACATTAGAGGTAACAACTGCTGGTATCCATATTGACATTACCGATCGGGGAATTGGTATGACGGCGGAACAACTGCAACACATTTTCAGACCATTTTATACTTCCGCATCCAAAGAAGCACATGCCGGAACGGGAATGGGGCTGTACATGGCGCATAAAATCATCTCTTTATACCATGGAACCATCAGTGTAAAGTCAGAAAAAGGCATAGGAACTACCTTTACTATTCAATTCAGCAAACTTTAA
- a CDS encoding response regulator transcription factor — MFKIGLAEDDVKIAGLIKTGLEEYGYLVNGFLDGKEALFRFQEDPYDLVILDIMMPGMNGIALCRELRSTHKEIPILMLTALGSVEDKVTGLNSGADDYLQKPFHFKELLARIEALLRRSGKKVTQNNILSFADITIDTYSKTVQRAGNDIELTAKEYTLLELFVRNPNRLLSRQFIAEHAWDISFDTGTNVIDVYINFLRKKIDKDFDQRLIHTKIGMGYILKEA; from the coding sequence ATGTTCAAGATTGGATTAGCAGAAGATGATGTTAAAATAGCCGGACTAATCAAAACCGGTTTAGAAGAATATGGATACCTGGTTAACGGCTTTCTTGATGGTAAAGAAGCCTTGTTCAGGTTTCAGGAAGATCCGTATGACCTGGTGATTCTGGACATTATGATGCCCGGGATGAATGGAATAGCCCTCTGCAGGGAGCTCCGCAGTACCCATAAAGAAATCCCCATTTTAATGCTCACCGCTTTAGGTTCAGTAGAAGATAAAGTTACTGGTTTAAATTCTGGTGCAGATGATTACCTGCAAAAACCATTTCACTTTAAAGAACTGCTGGCCAGGATTGAAGCTTTACTAAGAAGGAGTGGAAAAAAAGTTACACAAAATAACATCCTTAGCTTCGCCGACATTACCATAGATACCTATAGTAAAACTGTGCAGCGCGCAGGAAATGACATCGAACTTACTGCAAAGGAATACACCTTACTCGAACTTTTTGTCAGAAACCCAAACCGCCTTTTATCCCGGCAATTTATAGCAGAACATGCCTGGGACATCAGCTTTGATACCGGAACAAATGTTATTGATGTGTATATCAATTTTTTAAGGAAAAAGATAGATAAAGACTTCGATCAGCGTTTAATTCACACCAAAATTGGCATGGGCTACATCCTTAAAGAGGCATGA
- a CDS encoding KTSC domain-containing protein: protein MKKIADYRKLLGVQKDAELKDLKTIYRNFMKEFHPDKFQEEEARLAAEAKSKEIIEAYHFLVSIAPETLALSLEEYTNTTATCGIADFTWERQILKVHFLDGSGYEYFEVPRAVYVKLVNADSPGRFARRHIFNVFPYRNIVKLETA from the coding sequence ATGAAGAAGATTGCTGACTACAGGAAGTTATTGGGTGTACAAAAGGATGCCGAATTAAAAGATTTAAAAACCATATACAGGAATTTCATGAAGGAATTCCACCCTGATAAATTCCAGGAAGAGGAAGCAAGATTAGCTGCTGAAGCAAAAAGTAAGGAGATTATCGAAGCCTATCATTTTTTGGTGAGCATTGCGCCAGAAACTTTGGCGCTATCTCTTGAGGAATACACCAATACAACAGCAACTTGTGGTATTGCAGATTTTACCTGGGAGCGTCAAATTCTAAAGGTTCATTTTTTAGACGGTAGCGGCTATGAGTATTTTGAAGTTCCAAGAGCGGTATATGTGAAATTAGTTAATGCAGATTCTCCGGGTAGGTTTGCCCGCAGACATATTTTTAATGTGTTTCCATACCGCAACATTGTAAAGTTAGAAACAGCTTAA
- a CDS encoding Lrp/AsnC family transcriptional regulator → MHPELDYTDIEILKLMQHDATLTNKELAFKLNKSIATIHERIRKLKNQGYIKKIVAILDRKKIGKSLIAFSQVLLKEHTAETLIEFEREVAKFSEVMECYQMTGAFDFILRIATSDMDTYHLFLRNRLATLPNISTVQSFFVLSETKSDTAYPL, encoded by the coding sequence ATGCACCCAGAGTTAGATTATACAGACATTGAAATTTTAAAACTGATGCAACACGACGCCACCTTAACCAACAAGGAGCTGGCCTTTAAACTCAACAAATCTATTGCAACCATCCATGAAAGAATCAGAAAGCTAAAAAACCAGGGGTACATTAAAAAGATAGTGGCCATACTGGACCGAAAAAAAATTGGTAAAAGCCTGATTGCCTTTTCGCAGGTATTACTGAAAGAACATACTGCAGAAACGCTGATTGAATTTGAGCGTGAGGTAGCTAAATTTTCTGAAGTGATGGAATGCTACCAGATGACTGGTGCCTTCGATTTTATTTTACGCATTGCCACTAGCGATATGGATACTTACCATTTATTTCTAAGAAACAGACTGGCAACCTTGCCTAACATCAGTACGGTGCAAAGTTTCTTTGTTCTTTCAGAGACTAAAAGCGATACAGCATATCCGCTATAA
- a CDS encoding TlpA disulfide reductase family protein codes for MKKLLLSAMALVPALGFAQSSDYTLTAKVNALKVPAKAYLSRTLDGKRKIDSAEVVNGAFTFKGQIAEPTRAELMLDHTGAGLKGMGRNADMKVVYLEKGTIVLKGKDSVQKAIVTGSKFNAAYDKYTATYAAIDDAMEALNAEYAAAPAEKKKDQAFMAGLRARYSELAAKKVAAQTAYIKQNPDSYFSATALTEIAGSSMDVSKIEPLYKGLSAGVRGNAVGIALGKGIESARATSIGAMAPEFTQNDVNDKPVKLSDFKGKYVLIDFWASWCGPCRAENPSVVRAYNEYKDKNFTVLGVSLDQPGKKDAWLAAIEKDGLTWTQVSDLQFWNNAVAKQYGVRSIPQNYLVDPAGKIVAKNLRGEALDKKLAELLGAKSK; via the coding sequence ATGAAGAAATTATTATTGTCTGCAATGGCTCTGGTTCCTGCCTTAGGTTTCGCCCAGAGTTCGGATTACACGTTAACAGCTAAAGTAAATGCATTAAAAGTGCCTGCAAAAGCTTATTTGAGCCGGACATTAGATGGTAAAAGAAAAATAGATTCTGCGGAAGTAGTGAATGGTGCTTTCACTTTTAAAGGTCAAATTGCTGAACCTACCCGGGCAGAGCTGATGCTTGACCATACCGGAGCAGGCCTGAAAGGCATGGGGCGTAATGCCGATATGAAAGTAGTGTACCTTGAAAAAGGCACTATTGTACTTAAAGGTAAAGATTCTGTTCAAAAAGCCATAGTAACAGGTTCTAAGTTTAATGCGGCGTACGATAAGTATACAGCAACCTACGCTGCTATAGATGATGCGATGGAAGCTTTGAATGCAGAATATGCTGCAGCGCCTGCAGAAAAGAAAAAAGACCAGGCTTTTATGGCTGGCTTAAGAGCTAGATACAGTGAGCTTGCTGCAAAAAAAGTAGCGGCGCAAACTGCCTATATCAAGCAAAACCCGGATTCTTATTTTAGCGCAACCGCACTAACAGAAATTGCGGGTTCCAGCATGGATGTGAGCAAAATTGAGCCACTTTACAAAGGGCTTTCTGCTGGTGTACGCGGAAACGCGGTTGGTATTGCGCTTGGAAAAGGGATAGAAAGTGCACGCGCAACTTCAATTGGCGCAATGGCTCCAGAATTTACGCAGAATGATGTAAACGATAAGCCAGTTAAGCTTTCGGATTTTAAAGGAAAATACGTGCTGATCGATTTTTGGGCTTCATGGTGCGGCCCATGTCGTGCTGAAAACCCAAGTGTAGTAAGAGCATATAATGAATATAAAGACAAAAATTTTACCGTACTTGGCGTTTCTTTAGATCAGCCAGGTAAAAAAGATGCCTGGTTGGCGGCTATTGAAAAAGATGGTTTAACCTGGACTCAGGTTTCTGATCTCCAGTTCTGGAACAATGCTGTAGCCAAACAATATGGCGTACGTAGTATTCCACAAAACTATTTGGTAGATCCTGCTGGTAAAATTGTGGCTAAGAACCTTCGTGGTGAAGCCCTGGATAAAAAATTAGCAGAATTGTTAGGCGCAAAAAGTAAATAA